The following is a genomic window from Pseudopipra pipra isolate bDixPip1 chromosome 2, bDixPip1.hap1, whole genome shotgun sequence.
gggggaagggggaggagaggCGGCGGAGTGCGTTGCCTCCCGAGGAATCAAACGGGGGGAGAGAGGAACGTGcggaggaagggagggaaggacagACCGGGCTGGGGAgggtcccggtcccggtcccgccCGTCTCAGAGCTCCCGCGTCGCCTCCGCGCCGGGACCGCGGGGAGAGTCGCTTGGGGCGGCCGCCacccgccggccccgcgcccaTGTGCTCCCGGCAGCCGCGGCGGGCAGCCTCCACGCCCGGCGTGTCCGTAAGTAGCCCTTCGCTCCCTGCTCCCTTCGCACCGCGCCCGGCCCCATCCTGACACTCCCAGACCCCTCGCCgctcctgctccttccagaCTCCGGCCCTCCCGCACTCCCTGCACCCCCTTCCTTTCTCGAACCCCTGCCCTCTCTCATTCACTGTACGCTGCATCCCTTGCAGGACTCCGAATCCCCGTACCGCCAGAACCTCTTTCCCCTCCGCGACCCCTTCCCACCCTGCACAGCCATATCCCCTGCATCCCCGGaccccatttcccccccccccccctaccccccgGGTTCCTCTTCCCCGCTCCTACACCTAGCTCGGCCGCATCTCTTACCCGTTGCACCGGATCCTCCAGACTCCCTTCCCTTCCCGGATCCCCAGCCCTCTCATCCTCTTGTCTTCCCGCATTCTTCCCCTCCCGGGCCCCTGTCCTTCCCATATCTCCCTGCCACCCCGGACCGCTCTCCCTTTCCGCCCCGCTGTTTCCCGGCTCTCCGTCCTCCTCGTCCCCTGGATCCCCTACACTCCTGACACCTCTGCctttccagcccttccctgcccgcATTCCCCTTTCTCTCTCGGACCCCCTTTCCTTCACAGTCTGCTCCTCCTGGACCCCCTGTCCTCACAGCCTCTTCCCCTCCCGcatccccttcccctcctggaGCCCCTGCACTTCAGCCCATCCCtccccggcccccccgccccACAGCCTGCTGCGCCCTCTCGCCCAGCAGCCTTCCCCTGGCATCACCCCGGCGAGTTTTGGTTCCAGACCGCCGCCTTCCCTCGGGGGAAGCCGTATCTCTCCGCCGCCCCCTCCTACTCCCGGAGGGGGGGGAGCGGGGTTTCGGGGCCGGAGGGGCAAGTACGCCTCCCGAGAGAGCTCCCGGGCTGTGAGCTGGCAGGCTGCGGGGAGGCAAAGCTGCTGCCTCGCTGGAGCCGGCGGGGGTCCTACCATGTTGTCCCCTATTTTCAGCAGTACCTCTTCCCCCGATTCAGGGAATGATCTCCCCTAAGTGCACTTTGGCTTAGACTTTTGGTGCCACGCCAAGACACAGACAGATCCTTCTCTAGATGATGCATCTGGAGGAATGGCGGCCCCCCATGCCTTTCTTCGAAGTTTTTATCCCCAGGGCTTTGGCGTTTTTCAGGTTGAAAGGTATTTCTGTGGATGGGCGATGGGTAGATAGGTGTACTCTTCCTTAGTGGCAGTATAGGCCTTTTTAATATTATAGAGGACACTTCTCTTTCTTagtgttttaaaagtaaataaaacttTCATGTGGTGCACATGGTTAATTTTGCTTCCAGACTTTATCTGTGTTCCCTTCTTGTGCTGAAGTCGTATTCATTTTGTTGCCTGTTCATGAATTGGATTCACTGATTAGTGTCTAATCATGCTTAGAAGAAGAAGCCCCTGTAAATAGCTATCAGAATTAATTTGGCAGCAACCGTGAGAAATGATCATAAATTTACAAATGCAGTTGGAATAATGATCCAACATGAATTTAACAGGAAATACACCCCTGATATCTGGTAACAGCGTGTGGGTTTCTATGACAGTCAAATGCACTTGGTCACACTGGTCCTGAGCTTAGAGGCTGGGAGTTGTCTGAGAAGGGTACAGAGGGATTTGAGCTGGGAAGAGGTGAAGAGGTGGGCTGAATGCAAGCAGTAATATTAAGAGAGACCTCTGTGTTTTAATCATGTGCTGCTTGAGGTTGTGTAGTGGTGAATCCAAAGGATATGGCAATGTCTTCACTTACCAGAAGCCCACCCAAAGTTTGGATTCCTGGCACTTCTGGACATCAAGTGATAAAAGGCTCCTTTTGCACAGGGATGCCAAACAACTTGGAGTGCTGGAAAAAATGTCTCGTAACACTTCTTTTGAGGTGTGTTAATGGGTTTTACCACTGTCACAAGGGTCTGATATGGAACTACCTTAGGCACTCTGAGTGGTTTTGCACTGAAGCTGTGGGGCCAGGTACACATGAATGTACATGTGAATGTACATGTATATGTGAAGTACATTCTCCAGGCAttgcaggaggaatttctggCTAGCCAAGGATAAACAagacttcatctttttttctatcGGCACTGGAAAAATCATGATGCACAGTGGGGAAACGTGAGTAGGCAAGTACAGGGAGCCCCTGAAGGTGGCTGCAGAGTGTTCGAGGATGTGCACAGCAGCCTGTGTCAGCTGGGCTGCCTACCACCACTGTCACACTGACCATGGCAGCTGGTACCACTGAGAATAATTGTAGGGTCTCCTTGCAAGGATGGGACAGAAAAGTGACATGTCTTATTCAAAAGTCCCGTAGGAAGGAAAAACACTCtagcaaacaaatattttttcctaatgtcagTATTACTGAActtgtatttttctccttttttttttgtgttttgctatTTAATTAGGGACCTTTGACTTCATGATGGGAGGAAATATCCCCCCGGTTGTTAGGATCCGAGCTGCACCCTGTGTGAGGATTTGTCAAGGCTGAGAGACTCTGGATTATCCACAAACATCCTCTAAAATACACAGTTACTTTTGTGTCTTTCCATCGTGAGGGGTCTTGGAGCAGATACAAAGATGGCCTCAAGCCTCACCTGTGCCGGTGTCATCTGggccttcctctccttcctctgtgcCGCTGCCTCCTGTGTTGGTTTCTTCATGCCCTACTGGCTCTTAGGGTCTCAGCTGGAGAAGTCAGTTTCCTTCGGCACTTTCCGGAGGTGTTCCTACCCGGTGCGGGACGAGAGCCGCCAGATGACCGTGATGGTGGAGCAGTGTGGCCGCTATGCCTCCTTCCAGGCCATCCCGAGTGCTGAGTGGAGGATCTGCACGGTGGTGACGGGCCTGGGCTGCGGGCTGCTTCTCTTGGTGGCCCTGACAGCACTCATGGGCTGCTGCGTTTCTGAGCTGATCTCCAGAACCGTGGGCAGGGTGGCAGGAGGCATCCAGTTCCTGGGGGGTAAGTGTGcatgcagggaggggacaggggtgtCCAGGCTACTagtttgtgtgtgtggagaGTCCCTCGGTGCTTTGGGATGAGGAGGGGGTGAGTCAAACTTTCTGCTGGCAAGGGAAACCACTTGGCTCTCTCGACTGACTGAGCTGATTATCTGGATGCCTGAATGTGGCCCAATGATACAGTGGCCTGTGGTCACTCtcttgtgctcaagtccctaTCTGGTCCTTGTGTGACCTTTGAGAGTTGTGTGGCAAGTCAACTTCTGTGGGCCAGCACAGTGGTTTTGTGGGCTGTAGTTTCCAGCAGAGCTTAGCTGGGATGGAGGTACCTGGAGAAGCCTGGGGGCTACAGATCCCCATGGAGTACTGTGGTTTGGCAGAGGAGAGGCTGTGTTATGTGGGAACaagctctctttctccttcctacCCCCATTACTGGCAAAGCTCCCTCCACCTCTGCTTTCTGCACCTGTGTGTATCTGGCAACAAGCTTGTGGCCCATGTTTGAAGTATGAATTGTTTATCCATGGTGGAGGTGACCCACCATCTCCTCGGAGGGGCTGGCTGACCCACGCTGCCCGCTGATGGTGTCATAGGTTTGTTGACTCCATGGGCTAGGCAGTGTGTGGGAGAATTATCTCCCCTCCTTTTTCTGGCTTGTAATTGCATGGTATCTTTATAACTGTGGACGATTTGAAGAATAAGAGACAATAAACAGGATCTTCAAGCATGTTTTTGTAGGGCAGTTTTCCCAGTAAATCATCACTCTCTTGTCATCAGTGACATGCAGCTCAGTGGCACTCAGCTTTGCCTGCTGCAAGTGCTCCACTGCTCACATGCAACTTGCCCCCATAAGGTAAAGTGTTTTCCTGAGCTTTGGGTGCTGAGGCAGAACATTTGGGTATCTTGCCGTGTCTGGTCCCAGCTAGGTGCCCTAGCTCATGCCCTGGAGGAGTGGGCTGCAGTGGAACCCTCacctctctcccctccaaagAGAAGCTTGCCCTGCAAGGCAATCTGGATACATCCTGCGTCTGCAGCTCTAAAGAAGCACAAGACAAAAACTCCACTACTTGTCCAGTTTGGTGTGGACAGCTGGTGCAGGGAGAGGGCCCTGTGCCAAGCCTCCAGCCAGGCGATGCCAGCGTAactccctcctggctgccaggagcCCTGCCTCCAACTTTTTGAGTAGTTTCTGCACTTTAGAGCAAGCTGACCCCGTCACTTCAGCCTTCCCTTAGCTTTGTGACCCCCCGGCATTCCTGTGTTTAATCTGGCTGACAATTTgaaagtgcagcagctgctggagagtTAACTCTGTTGGGAGCTGCGGCTTCTTGAAGTCTGCTCCATTATACAGTTCCAGCCAGGCAGCCGGGGGTGGAGGAAATTTTCAGTTCAGTGACAATCTGCAAGCCCACTTGGTCTGACTATTTTCACTTAGAGCCATCACAGGCTTTAGCCATCCTCTCTTTCCAACTGCTGTCTCGGCTCATCTGGTTTTAATTTGCGTTTGGCCCCTTTCTTGTGACTGTGCTCTCCTGTGTGCCTGTGGAGCGGGGCTGGCAGGAGAGCTCACAGCTGTTGGCTTACAGCCACCCcagcaaacacagcagctccagtggtGGGGCCTGTGGGAGGAACCCTGTTACCCCATGAGAGTGGTGTGGGCTCAAGGTGTGCACCCTTCTTTGAGACAGGATGGTGGCTTCTATGCCAGGAGGTGAGAGATCCCTTCAGAACACACCATGGCCACCCCCTGGAGCTTATCCAAGCTGACAAGGCAGCATCCCATCCTGCCTGGAAGTGCTTGTCCTCAGTATGTGACAGTTCAGAGACATATGAGTTTGTGATACGAAATGAAAATTGCCAAGAAGTTTGCTTACAGTTCAGAAATTAGTTACACAGCATGTCTAATTTTCCCCTCTACTGGCTTAGAAGGTTGTTCTCGcatttccagcactgctgaaagTGTGTAAGAAGTGACCAAAGTGAGAACCCATCATTTCTTAATCTGCTTAAAACCTAACTGTGGGGACATGAGGTAGAGGCTGGGTGGTGAAAGCCAATAATTTGGACAAACTGAAGGGGCATATTAGGGTGAAGGTCAGGTTCTTACATCCTTCATCAGATCCTTAGCTGCTATAAATCAGTAAAGGTTAATTGTTTAAGTGACATGACTATATTCACTCAGATGTCTAATTTAGGCACTATAATTATTATGTTGTTTTATATCAAGATAGCCCTGAGCTGTTCACCTTACTTACAAACAGGGAATGCCAGCTCTTTGTTCCCCGTATTGCAGTTGTATGTTTAGCTGTATACCATGATGTGCACTTTGAATGTGCACTCAGTGGCGGTACAGTGATTGTCATTTTAATTGGCCTCCACTTAGAgatctaataaaataaaaccctcacaaatactatttttaattGGGGAAAAGAACTCCCACATATCtttatgtaaagaaaaaaactgtggAAATAAGCAGCCGCTGAGTGATGCTATTAATTTGTCGTCTGTGTTAGGACAAGGAGGTGGCTAGATGgtttcactttcttttcatCTGAGTTGTCTGCAACAATACTGTGCTGTGGCTCCTGCTCCAGTCATGAAGGATGACTGGGCATAAACTGTGTTTCTCTTGAAGTTAGAAACCAGCATAAAGACAGGCTCCATGTAGCTAGCTTATGGCTTTagtggtgtttttttaatttaggatCCAAGTAATTTTCTCAATGCGTTTTAAAAACATGGACTTGAGGAGGGTGTAAGCCAATGGACAACGGGGTATTATGGGAGGCCCAAGAGTGGGTGAGATGTACAAACCACTGGAGCTACGTTGAGCCAAAGCACtccatcatcatggctaggcttcgcgaacgaagatttgggaagggctctacccacatttgctacaagcgcgctggtggctaaaaaggccaatgcgagatagacaagattggttgcaaaaggcacagcagaaagactctttGGATGGTAtcggcaagacacgattctttctgcgttgtcttttctcttcctgGATGCGTTctcagaggaagcagcagcgttatggatcagggttgggtctgcggcttccagtgcaccttatCACCTGCCGTTTTGTTCCTGCCCTGTCGCTACAGGGCTTTACAAATGTGGGTATAACCTTCAggcctgcgcaatggatttttttaggtgagatgcagcgTGCGCAGAACTGGACCTACactttaatcctaaggttcatctgccagggccgagcgagcttggatggtggcagtgaggtcttcaggacgtaggtttaatCAGGGtatccttctcttagatggGTGGCCTTAGAGGGCTAaatgagctccatctgcccagttttggaattagagttgtccttctcctaggatgactgccagaaggctagtGAGCCAAAGCACTAAGGTTGCTAAAACTAACTTACTGCAACATTAGAAACATTTTTACTGCTATGAAGAGATGGCAGAGAGGTTTGCTTACCAGAGGTGGTAGGAAAACAGACTGA
Proteins encoded in this region:
- the LHFPL6 gene encoding LHFPL tetraspan subfamily member 6 protein codes for the protein MASSLTCAGVIWAFLSFLCAAASCVGFFMPYWLLGSQLEKSVSFGTFRRCSYPVRDESRQMTVMVEQCGRYASFQAIPSAEWRICTVVTGLGCGLLLLVALTALMGCCVSELISRTVGRVAGGIQFLGGLLIGSGCALYPLGWDSEEVRQTCGNLSNQFELGTCHIGWAYYCTGGGAAAAMLVCTWLACFSGKKQKQYPY